A genomic stretch from Neodiprion fabricii isolate iyNeoFabr1 chromosome 3, iyNeoFabr1.1, whole genome shotgun sequence includes:
- the LOC124179178 gene encoding T-complex protein 1 subunit delta yields MTGITAAGDGRRALGQAYKDKSKPADIRASNINAAKAVSDAIRTSLGPRGMDKMIQAGNGEVTITNDGATILKQMNVVHPAAKMLVELSRAQDTEAGDGTTSVVIIAGALLEAAERLLHKGIHPTSISDAFQKAALKAVEILKEISHPIELTDRVALIKSAATSLNSKVVSQQSSYLAPLAVTAVLKITEPGMEAAVDLKDIKVIKKLGGTTEDTELIQGLVFTQKSCNVNGPKRIDKARIGLIQFCISPPKTDMDHNVIVSDYSAMDRVLKEERAYILNIVKQIKKSGCNVLLVQKSILRDAISDLAIHFLDKIKVMVIKDVEREDIPYVCKTLGCRPIASLDHFTPENLVSADTCEEIQTGSSKFVKISGIQNPGRTVTVLVRGSNKLVLEEAARSLHDALCVVRCLVKQQALLAGGGAPETELALKLAAYAQTIGGTDAYCFRAFANALEVIPSTLAENAGLNSIATVTELRNRHAQGETLAGINVRKGAITNIWEENVVQPLLVSTSAITLASETVRSILKIDDIINTMQ; encoded by the exons ATGACCGGAATCACGGCTGCCGGCGACGGGCGACGCGCCCTTGGTCAGGCTTATAAAGATAAAAGCAAACCAGCCGATATTCGTGCCAGCAACATCAACGCGGCTAAAG CTGTGAGTGATGCCATCCGCACGAGTCTGGGTCCACGTGGTATGGACAAAATG atCCAAGCTGGTAACGGTGAAGTCACAATTACCAATGATGGTGCAACGATTTTAAAACAAATGAATGTGGTACATCCTGCAGCCAAAATG TTGGTAGAATTGTCCAGGGCTCAGGATACCGAAGCTGGGGATGGCACTACGAGCGTCGTAATAATTGCTGGTGCACTACTAGAGGCTGCTGAACGACTATTGCATAAAGGAATTCATCCAACTTCGATAAGCGATGCTTTCCAAAAGGCAGCTTTGAAAGcagttgaaattttaaaggaaATTTCTCACCCTATAGAATTAACTGACCGTGTGGCATTGATCAAAAGTGCTGCAACCTCTTTGAACTCGAAG gTAGTTTCTCAACAATCAAGTTATCTCGCGCCATTGGCTGTAACAGCAGTTCTAAAAATTACCGAACCAGGAATGGAAGCTGCTGTCGATTTGAAA GACATCAAAGTCATCAAAAAACTCGGTGGTACAACTGAGGACACGGAACTCATTCAGGGATTAGTGTTCACGCAAAAATCATGTAACGTCAATGGGCCAAAGCGAATCGATAAAGCTAGGATCGGTCTAATCCAGTTCTGCATTTCACCACCAAAGACCGAC atGGACCACAACGTTATTGTATCAGATTATTCTGCAATGGACCGTGTGCTGAAAGAAGAGCGTGCAtatatcttgaatattgttaaGCAAATAAAAAAGAGCGGTTGCAACGTACTTCTTGTGCAAAAGTCGATTCTTCGAGATGCTATAAGCGATCTTGCCATCCATTTCCTCGACAAGATCAAAGTAATGGTTATAAAAGATGTCGAACGAGAGGACATTCCTTACGTTTGTAAGACGTTGGGCTGCAGGCCAATCGCCTCGCTTGATCATTTTACACCTGAGAACCTAGTGAGTGCAGATACTTGCGAAGAAATTCAAACTGGAAGTTCGAAATTTGTCAAG ATTAGTGGAATCCAAAATCCAGGTCGTACAGTTACGGTATTAGTTAGAGGCAGCAATAAACTGGTGCTGGAAGAGGCTGCTCGATCTCTGCATGACGCATTGTGCGTAGTTCGTTGCCTTGTCAAACAGCAAGCACTCCTTGCAGGTGGCGGAGCACCGGAAACTGAATTAGCTCTCAAACTTGCTGCTTATGCCCAGACGATCGGTGGCACAGACGCCTACTGCTTCAGAGCGTTTGCTAACGCCCTTGAg GTGATTCCGTCAACCTTAGCAGAGAACGCAGGTCTTAACTCAATCGCCACTGTCACTGAGCTTCGCAACAGGCATGCTCAGGGTGAAACATTGGCAGGAATTAATGTTCGCAAGGGCGCAATAACGAATATTTGGGAAGAAAACGTCGTTCAACCTCTTCTTGTTTCGACCAGCGCCATTACCTTGGCTTCGGAGACTGTCCGTAGTATATTGAAGATCGACGATATCATTAATACCATGCAATAA